In Acidaminococcus fermentans DSM 20731, one genomic interval encodes:
- a CDS encoding O-antigen ligase family protein, whose product MERPRGWGLPASWNLNQITFGVLCVLFFVLPLHQLGAGIIFGICFALNLVNIWKTGQFWPAIQIPRTISRPLWALFLLSGVSTLWSANPAACALNWLWVVGQEAGIFYLVLRYASTGRRTLFLIKIFMISAGLVAAYGIWQYFFSSSLQNLEWIDHQAFKHLSRRAFSTLVNPNILGTFLVTTVAYCEGLFAPLKGGRTRWALVGIFLLATACLILTFSRGNWVAYFWVLFIFAGAFYHKAFLPFIGGGLGVLYLFWNQLAERLMSIFSVHDTSAELRFFYLESSLDMIRDHPFGVGWYGYGYAFPDYNFFIDEEVFMYHSHNLLLNVTAELGIPGLLLFLYVMVRLFLLAREIRHRQRTRPWLRGVACGYMASLVGIFISGLTDHTLFNSQLGMLFWAGNAILLIADRLSSGRSGAASSRCL is encoded by the coding sequence ATGGAGCGACCGAGAGGCTGGGGCCTCCCAGCATCCTGGAACCTGAACCAGATTACTTTCGGGGTCCTTTGCGTACTGTTTTTCGTGCTGCCCCTGCACCAGCTGGGAGCAGGGATCATCTTCGGCATCTGCTTTGCGCTGAACCTGGTGAACATCTGGAAGACCGGACAGTTCTGGCCGGCCATCCAGATTCCCCGGACCATCAGCCGGCCCCTGTGGGCCCTGTTCCTCCTGAGCGGGGTCAGCACCCTGTGGTCGGCCAACCCGGCTGCCTGTGCCCTGAACTGGCTGTGGGTGGTGGGCCAGGAGGCGGGGATCTTCTATCTGGTGCTCCGGTATGCCAGCACCGGACGGCGGACCCTGTTCCTGATCAAGATCTTCATGATCTCCGCCGGACTGGTGGCGGCCTACGGCATCTGGCAGTACTTTTTCAGCAGCAGTCTCCAGAACCTGGAATGGATCGACCACCAGGCCTTCAAGCATCTGTCCCGGCGGGCTTTTTCCACCCTGGTGAACCCCAATATCCTGGGAACCTTCCTGGTGACCACGGTGGCCTACTGCGAAGGACTCTTTGCGCCCCTGAAAGGGGGGAGGACCCGGTGGGCCCTGGTGGGGATTTTTCTCCTGGCCACGGCCTGCCTGATCCTGACTTTTTCCCGGGGCAACTGGGTGGCTTATTTCTGGGTGCTGTTCATTTTTGCCGGGGCCTTTTACCACAAGGCCTTTCTGCCCTTTATCGGGGGCGGGCTGGGGGTGCTGTATCTGTTCTGGAACCAGCTGGCGGAACGGCTCATGTCCATTTTTTCCGTCCATGACACCTCGGCGGAACTGCGGTTCTTTTATTTGGAAAGTTCCCTGGACATGATCCGGGACCATCCCTTCGGGGTGGGCTGGTACGGGTACGGCTATGCTTTCCCGGACTACAATTTCTTCATCGATGAAGAAGTGTTCATGTATCACAGCCACAACCTGCTGCTGAATGTGACGGCGGAACTGGGGATCCCCGGGCTGCTGCTGTTCCTGTATGTGATGGTCCGGCTGTTCCTGCTGGCCCGGGAAATCCGGCACCGGCAGCGGACCCGGCCCTGGCTGCGGGGGGTGGCCTGCGGGTACATGGCGTCCCTGGTGGGAATCTTCATCAGTGGACTGACGGACCACACCCTGTTCAACAGCCAGCTGGGCATGCTGTTCTGGGCAGGGAATGCCATCCTGCTCATAGCGGACCGGCTGAGCAGCGGAAGAAGCGGCGCAGCCTCTTCCCGTTGCCTGTGA
- a CDS encoding glucose-1-phosphate adenylyltransferase, protein MRKIECLAMILAGGKGSRLGVLTKNVAKPAVLFGAKYRIIDFTLSNCRNSGIGTVGILTQYQPLELNWYIGNGSSWDLDSGDNGGTFVLPPYMNDKDSSNWYQGTADAIYQNLNFLDMIDPEYVLILSGDHIYSMDYSTMLAFHKKHQAKVTVSTFRVPLSEASRFGIMNANEDMSIREFEEKPAHPKSTLASMGIYIFNKDVLKKYLMEDAAREDSDHDFGKNIIPRLLEDQVPTYAYPFEGYWKDVGTFESLWQANMDLLSDNPPISLNDPHWRIYSGNQSLPAHYVGPNASVISSLTGEGAVILGNVFHSVIFYNVTVEEGATVTDSVLMPGTVVEKGAVVDHAILGERCRVRAGCVVRGAAGSIQVYGNDDVVPGTDVLESSAQPVTGAVGEMKSKEKGAVVNG, encoded by the coding sequence TTGAGAAAAATAGAATGTCTTGCCATGATCCTGGCCGGCGGCAAAGGAAGCCGGCTGGGGGTCCTGACGAAAAATGTGGCCAAACCGGCGGTGCTTTTCGGCGCCAAATACCGGATCATCGACTTTACCCTCAGCAACTGCCGGAATTCCGGCATCGGCACCGTGGGGATCCTGACCCAGTACCAGCCCCTGGAACTGAACTGGTACATCGGCAACGGCAGCAGCTGGGATCTGGACAGCGGGGACAACGGGGGCACCTTTGTGCTGCCGCCCTACATGAACGACAAGGATTCCTCCAACTGGTACCAGGGCACGGCGGATGCCATTTACCAGAACCTGAATTTCCTGGACATGATCGATCCGGAGTATGTGCTGATCCTGTCCGGGGACCATATCTATTCCATGGATTACAGCACCATGCTGGCCTTCCACAAGAAACATCAGGCAAAGGTCACCGTCAGCACCTTCCGGGTGCCCCTTTCCGAAGCCTCCCGGTTCGGCATCATGAACGCCAATGAGGACATGAGCATCCGGGAATTCGAGGAAAAGCCCGCCCATCCCAAAAGCACCCTGGCTTCCATGGGCATCTACATCTTCAACAAGGATGTGCTGAAGAAATACCTGATGGAAGACGCGGCCCGGGAAGATTCCGACCACGATTTCGGCAAGAACATCATCCCCCGGCTCCTGGAAGACCAGGTGCCCACCTACGCCTATCCCTTCGAAGGGTACTGGAAGGACGTGGGAACCTTTGAAAGCCTGTGGCAGGCCAATATGGACCTTTTGTCCGACAATCCGCCCATCAGCCTGAACGATCCCCACTGGCGGATCTATTCCGGGAACCAGTCCCTGCCCGCCCACTATGTGGGGCCCAATGCTTCGGTGATCAGCTCGCTCACCGGGGAAGGGGCCGTGATCCTGGGGAATGTGTTCCATTCGGTGATCTTCTACAATGTAACGGTGGAAGAAGGGGCCACGGTGACGGATTCGGTGCTGATGCCCGGCACGGTGGTGGAAAAAGGCGCCGTGGTGGACCATGCCATCCTGGGAGAACGCTGCCGGGTACGGGCCGGCTGTGTGGTCCGGGGAGCGGCAGGCAGCATCCAGGTGTACGGCAATGACGATGTGGTGCCGGGAACGGATGTGCTGGAATCCTCGGCCCAGCCGGTTACCGGCGCTGTCGGAGAAATGAAATCCAAGGAAAAAGGAGCGGTGGTCAATGGATAA
- the glgD gene encoding glucose-1-phosphate adenylyltransferase subunit GlgD produces the protein MDNNIIGLINLQGPNYMEELSRKRPMASEPFAGKYRLIDFALSTMVNAGVDTVGLLLPFHSRSVLDHVRSGKDWSLARKQHGLFYLPVDEAREVTNPQVGDIRTYYKNLRFVEREQNHYLLLSRCDVVHNIDYKEMLHYHRNRNADVTLAYKTLEKDYEGEGYAVSVNEAGHVTRLVKTSKLKKGDRILLGSVLMDGNLFVAMVRRAFAQDPNQYLIDVLARNVSRPGIYGYEYRGYAKRIHSLKSYYEANMDMLQLENWKAIYRPDRKIYTKVKDEAPAKYMADAKVTNSLVGDGCIIEGTVENSILFRRVRVGRNAVVKNSIIMQNTEIGEEARVDRVICDKNQEIQPEAYLNGKPEAPLCVTQYDIL, from the coding sequence ATGGATAACAACATCATCGGCCTGATCAATCTGCAGGGGCCCAATTACATGGAAGAACTGAGCCGGAAGCGTCCCATGGCTTCCGAACCCTTTGCCGGCAAATACCGGCTCATCGATTTCGCCCTGTCTACCATGGTCAACGCCGGGGTGGACACGGTGGGGCTGCTGCTGCCTTTCCACAGCCGTTCCGTCCTGGATCATGTCCGGTCCGGGAAGGACTGGAGCCTGGCCCGGAAACAGCACGGTCTGTTCTATCTGCCGGTGGATGAAGCCCGGGAAGTGACCAATCCCCAGGTGGGGGACATCCGCACCTATTACAAGAACCTGCGGTTCGTGGAACGGGAACAGAACCACTACCTGCTGCTGAGCCGCTGCGATGTGGTCCACAACATCGACTACAAGGAGATGCTCCACTATCACCGGAACCGGAATGCGGATGTGACCCTGGCCTACAAGACCCTGGAAAAGGATTATGAAGGGGAAGGGTATGCGGTATCCGTCAACGAGGCCGGCCATGTGACCCGTCTGGTAAAGACCAGCAAACTGAAAAAAGGAGACAGGATCCTTTTGGGCAGCGTGCTCATGGACGGGAACCTGTTCGTGGCCATGGTCCGCCGGGCCTTTGCCCAGGATCCCAACCAGTACCTGATCGATGTGCTGGCCCGGAACGTGTCCCGTCCCGGGATCTACGGCTATGAATACCGGGGCTATGCCAAACGGATCCACTCTCTCAAAAGCTATTACGAAGCCAATATGGACATGCTGCAGCTGGAAAACTGGAAGGCCATCTACCGGCCGGACCGGAAGATCTACACCAAGGTGAAGGACGAGGCACCGGCCAAGTACATGGCGGATGCCAAGGTGACCAATTCCCTGGTGGGGGATGGCTGCATCATCGAAGGCACCGTGGAAAATTCCATCCTGTTCCGCCGGGTGCGGGTGGGACGGAACGCGGTGGTGAAGAATTCCATCATCATGCAGAATACGGAAATCGGGGAAGAAGCACGGGTGGACCGGGTGATCTGTGACAAGAACCAGGAAATCCAGCCGGAAGCCTATCTGAACGGCAAACCGGAGGCACCTCTGTGTGTAACCCAGTACGATATCCTCTGA
- a CDS encoding glycogen/starch/alpha-glucan phosphorylase: MLFNEEPAALTPKKVYLVLANLVKDLIYDDWLATEQRYDARQTKQVYYFSIEFLLGRLLDANLMNCGMENMAREGLKELGFDLDAIMPLEADPGLGNGGLGRLAACFIDSLAALQLPGHGCSIRYQYGLFEQHIVDGQQVELPDTWLQDGFPWETKRSDKAVHVRYGGSAYMRPDGKGGLECVHEGYSSVLAIPYDVPVPGYRNHTVNTLRLWQAEYTPDGLFGQGQGGDFRKVLQYRDTTQQISRFLYPDDSTEEGRKLRLMQEYFFVSAGLQSIVRHYRGQHRDLREFDRYVALHINDTHPALLIPELMRILMDEEGMGWEEAWRITVASTSYTNHTIMPEALERWSIPLFQSLLPRVYLIVEELNRRWLAAYRRKFPGREDKAEQVAILWGGQVRMANLAVVGSHSVNGVAELHTKILEESTLHPFYEVYPERFNNKTNGVTHRRWLLESNPPLAALISDTIGTDWIRHPKKLKELLPYRDDPSFQEKLAQVKQDRKDALVRWIQETRGVAVDPHSLFDIQIKRFHMYKRQLLNILHVYSLYLRLLDDPDAVPLPQTFLFGGKAAASYGEAKVVIKLIHTVARLIDQEPRVREKLKVLFLENYNVSLGQRLFPAADVSEQISTASKEASGTGNMKFMMNGAITLGTLDGANVEIHRLVGDENCVIFGLRAEEVQKYYREGGYSSWDLYRQDEEIRRVLDVFQKNPLFSQLYEDLLRRNDEYFVLKDFAAYREAHQEILRRYQDRPGWLRASAVNIAQSGHFSSDRTVSQYARDIWKVKPIRV, encoded by the coding sequence ATCCTTTTCAATGAGGAACCGGCAGCGCTGACACCGAAAAAAGTGTACCTGGTGCTGGCCAACCTGGTGAAGGACCTGATTTACGATGACTGGCTGGCTACGGAACAGCGGTATGACGCCCGGCAGACCAAACAGGTGTATTATTTCAGCATCGAATTCCTGCTGGGCCGGCTGCTGGATGCCAACCTGATGAACTGCGGCATGGAGAACATGGCCCGGGAGGGCCTGAAGGAACTGGGATTCGACCTGGATGCCATCATGCCCCTGGAGGCGGATCCGGGGCTGGGCAACGGGGGCCTGGGCCGTCTGGCGGCCTGTTTCATCGATTCCCTGGCGGCTCTCCAGCTGCCGGGCCACGGGTGCAGCATCCGGTACCAGTACGGTCTCTTCGAACAGCATATTGTGGACGGCCAGCAGGTGGAACTGCCGGATACCTGGCTCCAGGACGGATTCCCCTGGGAAACCAAAAGGTCGGACAAGGCGGTCCATGTCCGGTACGGGGGCTCCGCCTACATGCGGCCGGACGGCAAGGGGGGACTGGAATGTGTCCATGAAGGGTACAGCTCGGTGCTGGCCATCCCCTACGATGTGCCGGTGCCCGGGTATCGGAACCATACGGTGAACACCCTGCGGCTGTGGCAGGCGGAATACACCCCGGACGGGCTGTTCGGCCAGGGCCAGGGGGGCGATTTCCGGAAAGTGCTCCAGTACCGGGACACCACCCAGCAGATTTCCCGGTTCCTGTATCCGGATGATTCCACGGAAGAGGGCCGGAAGCTGCGGCTGATGCAGGAGTATTTCTTCGTGTCCGCCGGACTCCAGAGCATCGTCCGTCATTACCGGGGCCAGCACCGGGATCTCCGGGAGTTCGACCGGTATGTGGCCCTCCACATCAATGACACCCATCCGGCCCTTCTGATCCCGGAACTGATGCGGATCCTGATGGACGAGGAAGGGATGGGCTGGGAGGAAGCCTGGCGGATCACCGTAGCCAGCACCTCCTACACCAACCACACCATTATGCCGGAAGCCCTGGAACGGTGGTCCATTCCCCTGTTCCAGAGCCTGCTGCCCCGGGTGTATCTGATCGTGGAGGAACTGAACCGGCGCTGGCTGGCGGCCTATCGGAGAAAATTCCCGGGACGGGAGGACAAGGCGGAACAGGTGGCCATCCTCTGGGGCGGCCAGGTGCGCATGGCCAACCTGGCGGTGGTGGGGAGCCACAGTGTCAACGGGGTGGCGGAACTCCACACGAAGATCCTGGAAGAGAGCACCCTCCATCCCTTCTACGAAGTGTATCCGGAACGGTTCAACAACAAGACCAACGGGGTGACCCACCGGCGCTGGCTGCTGGAATCCAATCCGCCCCTGGCGGCGCTGATTTCGGACACCATCGGTACGGACTGGATCCGGCATCCGAAGAAACTGAAGGAACTGCTGCCCTACCGGGACGACCCGTCTTTCCAGGAGAAACTGGCCCAGGTGAAACAGGACCGGAAGGATGCCCTGGTCCGGTGGATCCAGGAAACCAGGGGAGTGGCGGTGGATCCCCATTCCCTGTTCGATATCCAGATCAAACGGTTCCATATGTACAAGCGGCAGCTGCTGAACATCCTCCATGTGTATTCCCTGTATCTGCGGCTGCTGGATGATCCGGATGCGGTGCCCCTGCCCCAGACCTTCCTGTTCGGAGGCAAGGCGGCGGCGTCCTACGGGGAAGCCAAGGTGGTGATCAAGCTGATCCATACCGTGGCCCGGCTCATCGACCAGGAACCCCGGGTCCGGGAGAAGCTGAAGGTGCTGTTCCTGGAAAACTACAACGTGTCCCTGGGCCAGCGGCTGTTCCCGGCGGCGGATGTGAGCGAGCAGATCTCCACGGCCAGCAAGGAGGCCTCCGGCACCGGCAACATGAAGTTCATGATGAACGGGGCCATTACCCTGGGCACCCTGGACGGGGCCAATGTGGAGATCCACCGGCTGGTGGGGGACGAAAACTGCGTGATCTTCGGCCTCCGGGCGGAAGAAGTCCAGAAGTACTACCGGGAAGGGGGGTATTCTTCCTGGGATCTGTACCGGCAGGATGAGGAAATCCGCCGGGTGCTGGACGTGTTCCAGAAGAATCCCCTGTTCAGCCAGCTGTATGAAGACCTGCTCCGGCGGAATGATGAATATTTCGTCCTGAAGGATTTCGCCGCCTACCGGGAAGCCCATCAGGAGATCCTCCGCCGGTATCAGGACCGGCCGGGCTGGCTCCGGGCGTCGGCGGTGAACATCGCCCAGTCCGGCCATTTTTCCAGCGACCGGACCGTGTCCCAGTACGCCCGGGATATCTGGAAGGTCAAGCCCATACGGGTGTAA
- the glgB gene encoding 1,4-alpha-glucan branching protein GlgB — MRLSAIDSYSMYLFHNGTNGSSCRLLGAHRTVWRRKPCVRFSVWAPHAQKVSVVGDFNDWNPETHPMERAEDGEIWKRYIPDLPEGTLYKYAIVTPSGETILKADPYGFRAQLRPDTASVVASLNYRWRDGAWRKKQAAGDSYSRPMNIYEVHAGSWRQHPDGSFYSYRELAEELVPYVKDMNYTHVELMPLCEYPFDGSWGYQATGYFAPTSRYGEPEDLMYLVDQCHRNGIGVILDWVPGHFCRDAHGLRHFDGEPLYESGNPLLAENKDWDTMNFDYGRPEVRSFLISSALFWLEEYHFDGLRIDAVASMLYLDYGKKEGEWQANKYGGRENLEAVEFLRQLNTAVFREMPQALMVAEESTTWPLVSRPVDQGGLGFNYKWNMGWMNDMLQYMSTDPLFRKGCQDLITFSLYYAFSENFILPLSHDEVVHGKKSLIDRMPGDYWQKFAGLRAFYGYWMSHPGKKLLFMGGEFGQFIEWRYAEQLDWLLLDYPMHRQMQDYSRDLNRYYLDHPEFWQEDFDWKGFQWISCDDRDNSVIAFVRTGKEPGTETVVVCNFTPVVRREYRIGAPEPGTWQEVFNSDAEAFGGSGVRSGTLQENGKVEIRTEKVPCHGREQSLVLTLPPLAVVYFQRKKETAEKQNTPLGKKKMEGDSHESVIGSV, encoded by the coding sequence ATGCGTCTCAGTGCCATTGATTCTTACAGTATGTACCTGTTCCACAACGGGACCAACGGAAGCAGCTGCCGGCTGCTGGGGGCTCATCGGACGGTATGGCGCCGGAAGCCCTGTGTCCGGTTTTCCGTCTGGGCGCCCCATGCCCAAAAAGTCAGCGTGGTGGGGGATTTCAATGACTGGAATCCGGAAACCCACCCCATGGAACGGGCGGAGGACGGAGAGATCTGGAAACGCTACATCCCGGATCTGCCGGAAGGGACTCTTTACAAATATGCCATTGTCACCCCCTCGGGAGAAACCATCCTGAAGGCGGATCCCTACGGGTTCCGGGCCCAGCTGCGGCCGGATACGGCGTCGGTGGTGGCGTCCCTGAACTACCGGTGGCGGGACGGGGCCTGGCGGAAGAAACAGGCAGCGGGGGATTCCTACAGCCGTCCCATGAATATCTATGAAGTCCACGCAGGCAGCTGGCGGCAGCACCCGGACGGCAGTTTCTACAGCTACCGGGAGCTGGCGGAGGAACTGGTCCCCTATGTGAAGGACATGAACTACACCCATGTGGAGCTGATGCCCCTGTGCGAATATCCCTTTGACGGATCCTGGGGGTATCAGGCCACCGGGTATTTTGCACCCACCAGCCGGTACGGGGAGCCGGAAGACCTGATGTATCTGGTGGACCAGTGCCACCGGAACGGCATCGGGGTGATCCTGGACTGGGTGCCCGGCCATTTCTGCCGGGACGCCCACGGCCTGCGCCATTTCGACGGGGAACCCCTGTATGAATCCGGGAACCCCCTGCTGGCGGAAAATAAGGACTGGGACACCATGAACTTTGATTACGGCCGTCCGGAAGTCCGGAGTTTCCTGATTTCCAGCGCCCTGTTCTGGCTGGAGGAATACCATTTCGACGGGCTGCGGATCGATGCGGTAGCCAGCATGCTCTACCTGGACTATGGGAAAAAAGAGGGAGAATGGCAGGCCAACAAGTACGGAGGACGGGAGAACCTGGAAGCCGTGGAATTCCTCCGGCAGCTGAACACGGCGGTGTTCCGGGAAATGCCCCAGGCCCTGATGGTGGCCGAGGAAAGCACCACCTGGCCGCTGGTTTCCCGGCCGGTGGACCAGGGGGGCCTGGGCTTCAACTACAAATGGAACATGGGCTGGATGAACGACATGCTCCAGTACATGAGCACGGATCCCCTGTTCCGGAAAGGGTGCCAGGACCTGATTACCTTTTCCCTGTATTATGCGTTTTCCGAGAATTTTATCCTGCCCCTGTCCCATGACGAAGTGGTCCACGGGAAGAAATCCCTCATCGACCGGATGCCTGGGGATTACTGGCAGAAATTCGCCGGGCTCCGGGCCTTTTACGGGTACTGGATGAGCCATCCCGGGAAGAAACTGCTCTTTATGGGCGGGGAATTCGGTCAGTTCATCGAATGGCGGTATGCGGAGCAGCTGGACTGGCTGCTGCTGGACTACCCCATGCACCGGCAGATGCAGGATTACAGCCGGGATCTGAACCGGTACTATCTGGACCATCCGGAATTCTGGCAGGAGGATTTTGACTGGAAGGGGTTCCAGTGGATCAGCTGCGACGACCGGGACAACAGCGTCATTGCCTTTGTCCGTACCGGGAAAGAGCCGGGGACGGAAACGGTGGTGGTGTGCAATTTCACCCCGGTGGTCCGGCGGGAATACCGGATCGGGGCTCCTGAGCCGGGAACCTGGCAGGAAGTGTTCAACAGTGATGCAGAAGCCTTCGGGGGCAGCGGAGTCCGGAGCGGCACCCTCCAGGAAAACGGAAAAGTGGAGATCCGGACGGAAAAGGTTCCCTGCCACGGCCGGGAGCAATCCCTGGTGCTGACACTGCCGCCTCTGGCAGTGGTGTATTTCCAGCGGAAAAAGGAAACAGCAGAAAAACAGAATACCCCTCTGGGGAAAAAGAAAATGGAAGGTGATTCCCATGAAAGTGTTATTGGCAGCGTCTGA
- the glgA gene encoding glycogen synthase GlgA, with protein sequence MKVLLAASEAVPFIKTGGLADVMGALPAKLRREGVETALVIPKYSRVAERFGSQMETVWEGTVDLAWRRQYVGVEKIVLDGVPVFFIDNEYYFKRDGLYGFYDDGERFAYFCRALLAMLPHIGFRPDVIHSNDWHTGLVGVYLKEDFQKDSFYQGMKSLFTVHNMKYQGIFSPEVVEDVLGLSRSLFDSGRIENNGCVNYLKAGMEYADAVNTVSPSYAEEIQYPYFGEGLDGYVRLCRGKITGILNGMDEKAYDPAEDPRIPYGYTDKDVFIRKPLDKEALQKELGLPVNRRIPVFAMISRLVEAKGLDLLTCIMDEMLQEDVQLVIVGTGDKAYEQALTALAARYPDKVSVNILFSEDLAHRVYAGADFFLMPSRYEACGLSQMISMKYGTIPVVHATGGLKDSVQDFQKFTGEGNGLSFAHFNAHELLFTIKRGLSDYEEDTVWEKLVLNAMHSDNSWDRSARAYKALYEKLAGRREEAPAPRLTLKEADMPLPEKPAGDGIRAKAAGTRKKTVRKTTERKKPVRKATVRKAVRKKPEFR encoded by the coding sequence ATGAAAGTGTTATTGGCAGCGTCTGAGGCTGTGCCCTTCATCAAAACCGGGGGACTGGCCGATGTAATGGGGGCCCTGCCGGCCAAACTGCGCCGGGAAGGGGTGGAAACGGCCCTGGTGATCCCCAAGTACAGCCGGGTGGCAGAACGGTTCGGCAGCCAGATGGAAACGGTCTGGGAAGGCACGGTGGACCTGGCCTGGCGCCGGCAGTACGTGGGGGTGGAGAAAATCGTCCTGGACGGGGTCCCGGTGTTCTTCATCGACAACGAATACTATTTCAAACGGGACGGCCTGTACGGGTTCTATGACGACGGGGAACGGTTCGCCTATTTCTGCCGGGCCCTGCTGGCCATGCTGCCCCATATCGGGTTCCGGCCGGATGTGATCCACAGCAACGACTGGCACACCGGGCTGGTGGGGGTCTACCTGAAGGAGGATTTCCAGAAGGATTCCTTCTACCAGGGGATGAAGAGCCTGTTCACCGTCCACAACATGAAATACCAGGGCATCTTCTCCCCGGAAGTGGTGGAGGATGTGCTGGGACTCTCCCGGAGCCTGTTTGACAGTGGACGGATCGAGAACAACGGCTGCGTGAACTACCTGAAGGCGGGGATGGAATACGCGGACGCGGTGAACACCGTAAGTCCTTCCTATGCGGAGGAAATCCAGTATCCCTATTTCGGGGAAGGGCTGGACGGGTATGTGCGGCTCTGCCGGGGGAAAATCACCGGCATCCTCAACGGTATGGACGAAAAGGCCTATGATCCGGCGGAGGATCCCCGGATCCCTTATGGGTATACGGACAAGGATGTGTTCATCCGGAAACCCCTGGACAAGGAAGCCCTCCAGAAGGAACTGGGGCTGCCGGTGAACCGGCGGATCCCGGTGTTTGCCATGATTTCCCGGCTGGTGGAGGCCAAGGGACTGGATCTCCTCACCTGCATCATGGATGAAATGCTCCAGGAGGATGTGCAGCTGGTAATCGTGGGCACCGGGGACAAGGCCTATGAACAGGCCCTGACGGCCCTGGCAGCCCGGTATCCGGACAAGGTGTCCGTGAACATCCTGTTCAGCGAGGATCTGGCCCACCGGGTCTATGCCGGGGCGGATTTCTTCCTGATGCCCTCCCGGTACGAAGCCTGCGGCCTGAGCCAGATGATTTCCATGAAGTACGGGACCATTCCCGTGGTCCATGCCACCGGCGGCCTGAAGGATTCGGTGCAGGATTTTCAGAAATTCACCGGGGAGGGCAACGGGCTGTCCTTTGCCCATTTCAATGCCCATGAGCTGCTGTTCACCATCAAGCGGGGGCTCAGCGACTATGAGGAAGACACGGTGTGGGAGAAACTGGTGCTGAACGCCATGCACAGCGACAACAGCTGGGACAGATCCGCCCGGGCCTACAAAGCCCTGTATGAAAAGCTGGCGGGCCGGAGAGAAGAAGCACCGGCACCCCGGCTGACCCTGAAGGAAGCGGATATGCCGCTGCCGGAAAAGCCGGCGGGAGACGGGATCCGGGCCAAAGCCGCCGGGACCCGGAAAAAGACCGTCCGGAAAACCACTGAAAGAAAGAAACCGGTCCGGAAAGCAACGGTCCGGAAAGCCGTCCGGAAAAAGCCGGAATTCCGCTGA